The following are encoded together in the Desulfococcus multivorans genome:
- a CDS encoding creatininase family protein, translated as MTNKTPSPAPRDRETADPATVLRVFDRLEVGPVTLAPRRLVAPYRIHIGGKTDVTELIYVYETPVFDPQNPECRNLADMIAAQAALNYGLFCSQIRFIGTYDATDRAFLRDMAENTAREIFVKKFLEPNPFLTGEAMALPAVRQKKYLNAKLKFLPTESEGRFPPWRLWETDKNRHCVLSSGGKDSLLSFGLINELEREVHPLFVNESGRHWFTALNAYRHFRENIPRTGRVWVNSDRLFSWMLRRMPFIRKDFQSVRHDEYPIRLWTVAVFLFGVLPILRERKIGRLIIGDEHDTSRRTAHQGISHYDGLYDQSIWFDNTMSRYFQRKGWAVSQFSLLRPLSELLIEKILAGRYPDLQTLQISCHAAHKDGDRIRPCGKCEKCRRIVGMLTAVGKDPRRCGYTDIQIAACLKALAEKGTYAQTASEAAELLNMLAEKGRIPSTSSPTGESLPAAEILRIRFDPVISPINAIPVDLREPLYRIYGEYAQGAVRRAGQRWIEFDPLTDPEMVAPYPFELSPGHGATAQPPDTLQNTAYLWGELCWPDAEERFDEVDTVLLPVGAMEQHGPHLPLDTDAYDAEYLARCVAEACSDPKPMVLPLIPYGVSYHHDDFRGTVSIDNDTLSRLVYDIGMSVARNGFRKLVIINGHGGNSPALNHAAQKINRDARIFVCVDSGETSDVDIDRLVETPNDVHAGEIETSTALAVRPHLVRMDRIQREIPEFSVRYLNFSSKRGISWYAHTEKISASGIMGDPTKATAAKGEQMWTIMIAHLTAFVEEIKHMTLDEIHQRRY; from the coding sequence ATGACAAACAAAACCCCTTCGCCTGCCCCCCGGGATAGAGAGACCGCCGATCCGGCGACAGTGCTCCGCGTCTTCGATCGACTGGAGGTCGGACCCGTCACTCTGGCGCCCCGACGTCTCGTGGCCCCCTATCGCATTCATATCGGCGGAAAAACAGACGTCACCGAGTTGATTTACGTTTACGAGACGCCGGTATTCGATCCGCAGAATCCCGAATGCCGGAACCTGGCCGACATGATCGCCGCCCAGGCAGCTCTCAATTACGGCCTTTTCTGCAGCCAGATCCGGTTCATCGGCACCTACGACGCCACCGACCGTGCCTTCCTGCGGGATATGGCGGAAAACACCGCCCGGGAAATATTCGTCAAGAAATTTCTGGAACCCAACCCATTTCTTACGGGCGAGGCCATGGCGCTGCCGGCCGTTCGCCAAAAAAAATACCTCAACGCCAAACTCAAATTCCTTCCGACGGAAAGCGAAGGCCGTTTCCCCCCATGGCGATTGTGGGAGACGGACAAAAACCGTCACTGCGTTCTTTCCAGCGGCGGAAAGGACAGTCTTCTCAGCTTCGGTCTCATCAACGAGCTGGAAAGAGAGGTCCACCCGCTCTTCGTCAATGAATCGGGACGGCACTGGTTCACGGCGCTGAACGCCTACCGCCATTTTCGTGAAAACATTCCCCGCACCGGACGCGTATGGGTCAATTCGGATCGGCTTTTCTCGTGGATGCTCCGGCGGATGCCGTTTATCCGAAAGGATTTTCAAAGCGTCCGCCATGACGAATATCCGATCCGGCTCTGGACGGTGGCCGTTTTTCTCTTCGGCGTGCTGCCGATCCTTCGGGAACGAAAGATCGGTCGGCTTATCATCGGTGATGAACACGACACGTCCCGAAGGACTGCCCACCAGGGGATCAGTCACTACGACGGTCTTTACGACCAGAGCATCTGGTTTGACAACACGATGTCGCGGTATTTTCAGCGGAAAGGATGGGCCGTCTCTCAATTTTCCCTTCTCAGACCCCTCTCGGAGTTGCTGATAGAAAAGATCCTGGCCGGACGATACCCTGATCTCCAGACCCTCCAGATCTCCTGTCACGCAGCCCACAAGGACGGCGATCGCATTCGACCCTGCGGCAAATGTGAAAAATGCCGCCGCATCGTGGGAATGCTGACGGCCGTGGGCAAAGATCCCCGCCGGTGCGGATACACGGATATTCAGATCGCTGCATGTCTCAAAGCCCTGGCGGAAAAGGGAACCTATGCCCAGACGGCCTCGGAGGCCGCGGAACTCCTGAATATGCTGGCCGAGAAAGGACGGATTCCCTCGACATCTTCGCCGACGGGAGAGTCTTTGCCCGCCGCCGAGATCCTGCGGATCCGCTTCGACCCCGTCATTTCCCCCATAAACGCCATCCCCGTGGACCTCAGGGAGCCCCTCTATCGCATCTATGGGGAATACGCTCAGGGCGCCGTCCGTCGGGCAGGGCAGCGCTGGATCGAATTCGATCCCTTGACGGATCCTGAGATGGTAGCCCCCTACCCCTTCGAACTGTCACCGGGCCATGGCGCCACGGCACAACCGCCGGACACGCTTCAGAACACCGCCTATCTCTGGGGAGAACTCTGCTGGCCCGATGCCGAGGAGCGCTTTGACGAGGTGGATACCGTCCTTCTGCCCGTGGGTGCCATGGAGCAGCACGGGCCCCATTTGCCTCTGGATACCGATGCCTACGATGCCGAGTATCTGGCCCGATGCGTGGCCGAAGCCTGCAGTGATCCCAAACCCATGGTTCTCCCGCTGATTCCCTACGGCGTCTCCTATCACCACGATGACTTCCGGGGAACCGTCAGCATCGACAACGACACCCTATCCCGGCTGGTCTACGACATCGGCATGAGTGTTGCGCGTAACGGGTTTCGCAAACTGGTGATCATCAACGGTCACGGCGGGAACAGTCCCGCTCTCAACCACGCAGCCCAGAAGATCAACCGCGACGCCCGGATATTCGTTTGCGTGGACAGTGGAGAGACCAGCGACGTGGATATCGATCGTCTGGTGGAAACCCCCAACGATGTCCACGCCGGAGAAATCGAAACCAGCACGGCCCTGGCAGTCCGGCCCCACCTCGTCCGAATGGATCGCATCCAGCGGGAGATTCCTGAATTCTCGGTCCGGTACCTCAACTTCAGTTCCAAACGAGGCATATCCTGGTATGCCCACACCGAAAAGATTTCCGCCTCCGGCATCATGGGAGACCCCACCAAGGCCACCGCCGCCAAGGGAGAACAGATGTGGACGATAATGATCGCCCATCTCACGGCCTTTGTGGAGGAGATCAAACACATGACCCTGGATGAAATCCATCAGCGGAGATACTGA
- a CDS encoding DUF1611 domain-containing protein yields the protein MHPEGNAIVYCEGAFNTPNGKTAHGLVRFTRRYRILSVVDSRHAGEDAGLILDGKPNGIPVSASLAAAVEAASQGAYPPTHCVIGIAPDGGRLSPAARADVVRAVEMGLNVDCGLHDFLSDDAAIRALAAEKGMTIRDIRKPPPRASLHFFSGSIESVEAFRIAVLGTDSAVGKRTTAWILVQAFEALGCRAELVGTGQTAWMQGARYTLVMDALVNDFVSGEIEHAVVRAWTETRPDVIVIEGQGSLMNPAYPGGFEILAAGRPDVVVLQHAPARRDYDGFPGYPIQPLSHQIQAIQILSGRPIAAVTLNHEDLPAETIPTVCAAICRDVGVPAYDVLRNGGTELAKRLMPFIRDRKLLKEVWTAPSYPFCPPI from the coding sequence ATGCATCCGGAAGGAAACGCCATCGTCTATTGCGAAGGGGCCTTCAACACCCCCAACGGGAAAACCGCCCACGGGCTGGTCCGGTTTACACGACGCTACCGCATCCTGTCCGTGGTGGATTCCCGCCATGCAGGAGAGGATGCTGGACTGATCCTCGACGGGAAGCCCAACGGGATTCCGGTGTCAGCCTCCCTGGCCGCGGCGGTCGAGGCGGCCTCTCAAGGGGCGTATCCGCCCACCCACTGCGTGATCGGCATCGCACCCGACGGGGGCCGGCTCAGTCCCGCCGCCAGAGCCGACGTGGTGCGGGCCGTGGAGATGGGACTGAACGTGGACTGCGGGCTCCATGACTTTTTGAGCGACGATGCCGCGATCAGGGCGTTGGCCGCCGAAAAAGGGATGACGATCCGGGACATCCGAAAGCCGCCCCCGCGGGCGTCTCTCCACTTCTTCAGCGGCAGCATCGAATCCGTCGAGGCTTTCAGGATCGCCGTGCTGGGAACGGACTCCGCCGTCGGCAAACGCACCACGGCCTGGATCCTGGTCCAGGCATTCGAGGCCCTGGGCTGTCGGGCCGAGCTTGTCGGGACCGGCCAGACTGCATGGATGCAAGGCGCCCGTTATACCCTGGTCATGGACGCTCTGGTGAACGACTTCGTCTCAGGCGAGATCGAGCACGCAGTAGTCCGCGCCTGGACTGAGACCCGGCCCGACGTCATCGTCATCGAAGGCCAGGGGAGTCTCATGAACCCGGCCTATCCCGGCGGTTTCGAAATCCTCGCAGCCGGCCGGCCCGACGTGGTCGTACTCCAGCACGCCCCGGCCAGGCGGGATTATGACGGGTTTCCAGGCTACCCCATCCAGCCCCTCAGTCACCAGATTCAGGCCATTCAGATCCTCTCCGGCCGACCGATCGCGGCCGTGACCTTGAATCACGAGGATCTGCCCGCCGAGACGATTCCGACGGTTTGCGCCGCCATTTGCCGGGACGTGGGCGTCCCGGCTTACGATGTACTTCGGAACGGCGGCACCGAACTGGCGAAACGCTTGATGCCCTTTATCCGGGACCGAAAGCTGCTGAAGGAAGTATGGACAGCGCCGTCGTATCCTTTTTGTCCGCCTATCTGA
- a CDS encoding pyridoxal-phosphate dependent enzyme: MLQDDPKEIEERHHNLMDGATGQIDEVSRYVQEQRRVAADPACSLEARLEAFEDIIDSEVGDTSMVRARNIEREMALRQIYLKFEGGNPTGTQKDRIAFAQAMDALRRGFDTITVATCGNYGVALALAASFAGIRCIIYIPEAYHTRRVNEMIALGAEIVREGNDYERAVEASSARAERADFYDANPGGHNTLLQLQAYGGISYEIYDELRDAPYVVAVPVSNGTTLSGIYKGFLSLYRRGKTSRMPRMVAGSAYHKNPIVRAFLKDTPRCEDLRPEAIRETSINEPLINWHSIDGDQALNAIRETRGWAGNATDKSMRAFSRLIREREGLDVLPASTAGLIAMIEHHQKQTLPGDRYVVVLTGRKS; this comes from the coding sequence ATGCTGCAGGACGACCCGAAAGAAATCGAAGAACGGCACCACAACCTGATGGACGGCGCCACCGGCCAGATCGACGAGGTTTCCCGGTATGTTCAGGAGCAGCGCCGTGTGGCGGCGGATCCCGCATGTTCTCTGGAAGCCCGGCTCGAGGCTTTTGAAGACATCATCGACTCCGAGGTGGGGGACACCTCGATGGTCCGGGCAAGAAATATCGAGCGGGAGATGGCGCTGCGTCAGATCTACCTCAAATTCGAGGGTGGAAATCCCACGGGAACCCAGAAGGACCGTATCGCTTTTGCTCAGGCGATGGATGCGCTTCGGCGGGGATTCGATACCATCACGGTGGCCACCTGCGGCAATTACGGTGTGGCTTTGGCTTTGGCCGCCTCCTTTGCCGGCATTCGGTGCATCATCTATATTCCTGAGGCCTACCATACCCGCCGAGTGAACGAAATGATCGCTCTGGGCGCCGAGATCGTCCGGGAGGGCAACGACTACGAGCGTGCCGTGGAAGCCTCGTCCGCGCGAGCCGAAAGAGCGGATTTTTACGACGCCAATCCCGGAGGCCACAACACCCTGTTGCAGCTTCAGGCCTATGGGGGAATCTCCTACGAAATCTACGACGAACTTCGCGATGCGCCCTACGTGGTGGCCGTCCCCGTCTCGAACGGCACCACCCTCTCGGGTATCTACAAGGGGTTTCTCAGCCTCTATCGGCGTGGAAAAACCTCCCGGATGCCCAGAATGGTGGCCGGATCCGCCTACCATAAAAACCCGATCGTCCGAGCCTTCCTTAAAGATACCCCGCGGTGCGAGGATTTGCGACCAGAGGCAATTCGGGAAACCAGCATCAACGAGCCGTTGATCAACTGGCATTCCATCGACGGTGATCAAGCGCTGAACGCCATCCGGGAAACCCGCGGCTGGGCCGGCAACGCCACAGACAAGAGCATGCGGGCCTTCTCACGCCTCATTCGGGAACGGGAAGGCCTCGATGTGCTTCCGGCATCCACCGCCGGATTGATCGCCATGATCGAGCATCACCAGAAACAGACACTGCCGGGCGATCGCTATGTCGTTGTTCTGACGGGGAGGAAATCCTGA
- the feoB gene encoding ferrous iron transport protein B codes for MKKTLSIALAGNPNAGKTTMFNALTGARQSVGNYPGVTVEKREGYLHVNGRKINIVDLPGTYSLTAYSQEELVARDYLINERPQLVIDIIDANSLERNLYLAVQFMEMGIPMVLALNMMDEVRKSGKKIDTRKLSQLLGVPVVETVARSGEGKQALIEIALAEIREQEDGWRPLEISYGPDIDPVLQEMTALIQNAGFLTDTYPSRWLALKYLEGDVQIKSLGTSAGEIGSALEDMVQRVTEHCRVTLDSIPEAIIADYRYGYIASVTKQGVFIQRGHQERIHLSDKIDRILTHRFTGPLLMIGVLYGMFVATFTVGEIPMGWFEAFFTWLSEKTMEAIPPGLLQSLLVDGVIAGVGGVLGFVPLIMVMFLGIAFLEDSGYMARMAYMMDRVLRIFGLHGCSVMPFIVAGGIPGGCAVPGVMGARTLRSPKEKLATLLTVPFMPCGAKVPVFLLLGAAFFEESAATVLFWITIGSWATALVVAWVLRNTVIRGEATPFVMELPPYRLPTFKGLCIHTWERAWQYAKKAGTVILAISILIWSCMTFPTLPREQSQAFEMQRTAVLSRTPENPDAEIIRQIGNEILAIDNREAEAALRHSYAGRLGTAFESFTRLAGFDWRTNIALLGGFAAKEVIVSTLGTAYAMGDVAPDSSESLGNRLRRDPHWNRLTALSMIIFVMLYAPCFVTVVAMARESSWKWALFSVIYTTLTAFAVSTAVYQIGGRFFSP; via the coding sequence GTGAAGAAGACGCTGAGCATTGCGCTTGCGGGTAATCCCAATGCCGGGAAGACCACCATGTTCAACGCCCTTACGGGCGCACGCCAGAGCGTGGGAAACTATCCCGGCGTCACCGTGGAAAAACGCGAGGGATATCTCCACGTTAATGGACGTAAGATCAACATCGTCGACCTCCCCGGCACCTATTCCCTGACCGCTTATTCTCAGGAAGAGCTGGTCGCCCGCGACTATCTCATCAATGAGCGCCCCCAGTTGGTGATCGACATCATCGACGCCAACAGCCTCGAGCGAAACCTCTATCTTGCGGTACAGTTCATGGAAATGGGCATCCCCATGGTCCTGGCGCTCAACATGATGGACGAGGTTCGGAAAAGCGGCAAAAAAATCGATACCCGGAAACTTTCCCAACTCCTCGGGGTACCGGTGGTGGAAACCGTAGCCCGGAGCGGCGAGGGAAAACAGGCGTTGATCGAGATCGCCCTGGCAGAAATCCGCGAACAGGAAGATGGGTGGCGCCCTCTTGAAATCTCCTACGGCCCCGACATCGATCCGGTCCTCCAGGAGATGACAGCCCTCATCCAGAACGCCGGATTCCTGACAGACACCTACCCCTCGCGGTGGCTCGCACTCAAATATCTCGAAGGCGACGTCCAGATCAAATCCCTGGGAACATCGGCGGGTGAGATCGGCAGCGCCCTGGAGGACATGGTTCAACGGGTGACCGAGCACTGCCGGGTAACCCTCGATTCCATCCCGGAAGCAATCATCGCAGACTATCGTTACGGCTATATCGCCTCGGTTACCAAACAGGGGGTATTTATTCAGCGGGGTCACCAGGAACGGATCCATCTTTCAGACAAAATCGACCGGATCCTGACCCACCGGTTCACCGGTCCCCTTCTCATGATCGGTGTTCTCTACGGCATGTTCGTCGCCACCTTTACGGTGGGAGAAATCCCAATGGGATGGTTCGAAGCGTTTTTCACCTGGCTGTCCGAAAAAACCATGGAAGCGATCCCGCCGGGGCTACTCCAGTCTTTGCTGGTGGATGGCGTCATCGCGGGGGTCGGCGGTGTGCTGGGGTTCGTTCCGCTGATCATGGTCATGTTTCTGGGCATCGCCTTCCTGGAGGATTCAGGCTACATGGCCCGGATGGCCTATATGATGGACCGGGTTCTCCGAATCTTCGGTCTTCACGGATGTTCGGTCATGCCCTTCATCGTTGCCGGCGGTATTCCCGGCGGATGCGCGGTGCCGGGCGTGATGGGCGCCCGGACACTGAGGAGCCCCAAGGAAAAGCTGGCCACCCTTCTGACGGTTCCGTTCATGCCCTGCGGCGCGAAAGTGCCGGTATTTCTTCTCCTCGGCGCAGCCTTTTTCGAGGAGTCCGCCGCCACCGTCCTCTTCTGGATCACCATCGGCTCCTGGGCGACGGCCCTCGTGGTGGCGTGGGTTCTCAGGAACACCGTAATCCGGGGCGAAGCCACCCCCTTTGTCATGGAGCTTCCCCCCTATCGATTGCCCACCTTCAAAGGTCTCTGCATCCACACATGGGAACGGGCCTGGCAATATGCCAAGAAGGCCGGCACGGTCATTCTGGCCATCTCCATTCTCATCTGGTCGTGCATGACCTTTCCCACCTTGCCCCGTGAGCAAAGCCAGGCTTTTGAGATGCAGCGGACGGCGGTACTTTCCCGGACGCCGGAAAACCCGGACGCGGAAATCATACGGCAAATCGGCAACGAGATTCTTGCCATCGACAACCGGGAGGCCGAAGCCGCCCTGAGGCATTCCTATGCCGGTCGCCTGGGAACGGCTTTCGAGTCCTTCACCCGGCTGGCAGGTTTCGACTGGCGCACGAACATCGCGCTTTTGGGCGGATTCGCCGCCAAGGAGGTGATCGTGTCCACGCTGGGAACGGCCTATGCCATGGGCGATGTGGCCCCGGACTCCAGCGAAAGTCTGGGAAACCGGCTCCGCAGGGACCCTCACTGGAATCGGTTGACCGCTCTCAGTATGATCATTTTCGTCATGCTCTACGCACCCTGTTTCGTCACGGTCGTGGCCATGGCACGGGAGTCCTCCTGGAAATGGGCCCTTTTCAGCGTTATCTACACCACCTTGACGGCCTTTGCCGTATCCACGGCCGTCTACCAGATCGGAGGACGTTTCTTTTCACCCTGA
- a CDS encoding FeoA family protein produces the protein MVLKDISNGERIKLLAVDGGCNLQCRLAGMGLVPGMEVTVISNIPGRPIILETYGIRLSLCRKMASRIQVLKTNGVAMSHPSPPAICPKGIVPKTSICEPGVRCRRRLCRLRQMQVNQTGTIRSVKAQGELGRRIRDMGLIPNTEITIVGRAPLKDPVALRLRDFTLSLRNNEADFITVEVSGGGCEEDAEHCACG, from the coding sequence ATGGTGTTAAAGGATATCTCAAACGGAGAGCGTATCAAACTTCTCGCTGTAGACGGCGGATGTAACCTGCAGTGCCGGCTGGCGGGAATGGGCCTGGTTCCGGGCATGGAAGTGACGGTGATCAGCAATATCCCGGGCAGACCGATCATTCTCGAGACTTACGGCATTCGTCTGTCCCTCTGCCGGAAAATGGCCTCCCGAATTCAAGTACTCAAAACCAACGGCGTCGCAATGTCCCACCCGTCTCCGCCCGCCATCTGCCCCAAGGGGATCGTCCCCAAAACATCCATTTGCGAGCCTGGAGTCCGGTGCCGTCGAAGATTATGCCGACTGCGCCAGATGCAGGTCAACCAGACCGGCACCATCCGATCGGTCAAAGCCCAGGGGGAGTTGGGACGCCGAATCCGCGACATGGGGCTCATCCCCAATACAGAGATCACCATAGTCGGTCGGGCGCCTTTAAAGGATCCCGTCGCCCTTCGCCTGAGAGATTTTACCCTTTCTCTCAGAAACAATGAAGCCGATTTCATCACCGTGGAAGTCTCCGGAGGCGGGTGTGAAGAAGACGCTGAGCATTGCGCTTGCGGGTAA
- a CDS encoding HD domain-containing phosphohydrolase, translating into MITTIFVVEKQMRDSILAEFLKRGHSISRNLAALNTNYIATFNYVSIEQVVAKVTEENDLEYALVQLFDGDVAAFSGNDTYKKTQIIGTETDTKALVATEEIVQYLHFGNTPEKVCDIATPVYIKDKKWATVRIGMSLKYIKKAIHKTRITLLTLGVIVLFASCMLSVILARRISKPVSALVKSVEAITGGDYDCNIEVHSNDEIGFLGNRFSFMQKTLKENIELLKDSNAELMLHNQRLQGLFKASQAINSLQDYQYPYQLIIDSALEATTAQAGFLTLIGEDERLMTVARKSRDADDHILDIATKVIVEKQNVILGNPFQSYRRIYSCNFSFEPLQEDLKYCTIGMDFLPDYELISVPLRQSYEIKGFINLIRRKMSGKLSESERQIISVLTSHAAIALDNKKLFLELDQAYFSSIRSLAKSLELKDEYTYGHSERVARICVDIGRKMSLDEKKLRVLQNAALLHDIGKIGVLESILNKTGKLDENEFHSIRKHPDFGDEILKPTASLREERAIVRHHHEREDGRGYPDGLSGDQLSLSEKIIIVADAFDAMNSRRPYREPLKPEAIRRELLKNKGTQFDSDVVHAALEIFEKLINEKDQEDMSTNVVPLRIYRT; encoded by the coding sequence ATGATTACGACGATCTTTGTGGTCGAGAAGCAGATGCGGGACTCGATTCTGGCAGAGTTCCTGAAGCGCGGGCATTCCATCAGCCGGAATCTGGCAGCATTGAACACCAATTATATCGCAACGTTCAATTACGTGAGCATTGAACAGGTCGTCGCCAAGGTAACGGAGGAAAACGATCTGGAGTATGCCCTTGTTCAGCTTTTTGACGGCGATGTTGCGGCATTCAGCGGCAACGATACCTACAAAAAGACGCAGATTATCGGAACTGAAACCGATACGAAGGCGCTTGTCGCGACGGAAGAGATAGTCCAATACCTTCATTTCGGAAATACGCCGGAGAAGGTATGCGACATTGCCACGCCGGTGTATATCAAAGACAAAAAATGGGCGACGGTCAGAATCGGCATGTCTTTGAAATACATCAAAAAAGCTATACATAAAACCCGAATTACGCTGTTGACCCTCGGCGTGATCGTACTTTTTGCATCCTGCATGTTATCGGTTATTCTCGCAAGACGAATTTCCAAACCTGTGAGCGCACTCGTCAAGAGCGTGGAAGCCATCACCGGCGGCGATTATGACTGCAACATAGAGGTCCATTCCAATGATGAGATCGGTTTTCTTGGAAACCGGTTTTCCTTCATGCAGAAAACGCTTAAAGAGAACATTGAACTGCTCAAGGATTCCAACGCCGAACTCATGCTTCATAACCAGCGCCTGCAGGGGCTTTTCAAGGCCAGCCAGGCCATCAATTCCCTCCAGGATTATCAATATCCCTACCAGCTCATTATCGATTCGGCTCTCGAAGCCACCACCGCTCAGGCGGGTTTTCTGACCTTGATAGGGGAAGATGAACGGTTGATGACGGTCGCCCGGAAAAGCCGAGACGCCGATGACCACATCCTCGATATCGCAACCAAGGTAATCGTAGAAAAACAAAATGTTATTCTCGGAAATCCGTTTCAATCCTATAGACGGATTTATTCGTGTAATTTCAGTTTTGAACCCCTGCAGGAGGATCTGAAATACTGTACCATCGGCATGGATTTTTTGCCCGATTATGAATTGATATCGGTGCCGCTGCGCCAGTCTTATGAAATCAAGGGTTTTATCAACCTGATCCGCAGGAAAATGTCAGGAAAGCTCAGCGAGTCCGAAAGACAGATTATTTCCGTATTGACCAGCCACGCTGCAATCGCCCTCGACAATAAAAAACTTTTCCTGGAACTGGACCAGGCCTATTTCAGTTCAATCCGATCTCTTGCCAAGTCTTTGGAATTAAAAGATGAATATACATATGGTCATTCCGAGCGCGTCGCCAGGATTTGCGTCGACATCGGCAGGAAAATGTCACTTGATGAAAAAAAATTGCGCGTGCTGCAAAATGCGGCGCTACTTCATGATATCGGAAAGATCGGTGTGCTCGAAAGCATTCTCAACAAGACCGGGAAGCTCGATGAAAACGAGTTTCATTCCATTCGTAAGCATCCTGATTTCGGGGATGAAATCTTGAAGCCGACCGCGAGCCTCAGAGAGGAGCGCGCCATCGTGCGCCACCACCATGAACGAGAAGACGGGCGGGGGTATCCGGACGGTCTATCCGGCGATCAGCTCAGTCTGTCCGAAAAAATTATCATTGTCGCCGATGCGTTCGACGCGATGAACTCCAGGCGTCCATACCGTGAGCCCCTCAAGCCGGAAGCGATTCGACGGGAATTGCTCAAGAACAAAGGCACCCAGTTCGATTCCGATGTCGTGCATGCCGCCCTCGAGATTTTCGAAAAGCTGATCAACGAAAAAGATCAAGAGGATATGTCTACCAACGTGGTGCCCCTCAGAATCTACCGGACGTAA
- a CDS encoding class I SAM-dependent methyltransferase, producing MIDHFRFAAPVYDRLLGPPDRRLVTRLLRLPARGMLLDAGGGTGRVSTHLRNWVDGLVVSDLSRPMLAEAVRKDLWAVSAAAECLPFPDAAFDRILVVDALHHFRRQEVAVAEFARILKPGGRLLIEEPDLRRITARAVALVEKLLLMHSRFHPPSAIIGMMHESGISGRIAANGFFRVWITGDKPEQNPGT from the coding sequence ATGATCGACCATTTCCGATTTGCAGCGCCGGTCTATGACCGTCTGCTGGGCCCGCCTGACCGCCGCCTCGTCACCCGGCTGCTGCGACTGCCCGCGAGGGGAATGCTTCTGGACGCCGGCGGCGGTACCGGCCGGGTCTCGACACATCTCCGGAATTGGGTAGACGGCCTCGTCGTCAGCGACCTATCCCGGCCCATGCTGGCCGAAGCCGTTCGAAAAGATCTTTGGGCGGTGTCGGCTGCAGCCGAATGCTTGCCGTTTCCCGATGCGGCCTTTGATCGAATTCTTGTCGTGGATGCCCTTCACCATTTCCGCCGTCAGGAGGTCGCCGTCGCGGAGTTCGCGCGCATCCTGAAACCCGGGGGGCGACTTCTGATCGAGGAGCCGGACCTCAGGCGAATCACGGCTCGGGCCGTGGCGTTGGTCGAAAAGCTGCTCCTCATGCACAGTCGCTTTCACCCCCCGTCGGCCATCATCGGAATGATGCACGAAAGCGGAATTTCGGGGCGCATCGCGGCAAACGGCTTTTTCCGTGTCTGGATCACCGGCGACAAGCCCGAACAAAATCCCGGCACCTGA
- a CDS encoding response regulator has translation MCDISTCTVMIVDDTETNIDILVEALGKDFDLRVAMDGETALEAIADEPPDLILLDIMMPGMDGYEVCRRLKAVPETRDIPIVFLTAMSDEEDEARGLGLGAVDYITKPFSPALVKARVRNQLELKRYRDHLEDLVRERTRQLVLTQDVTIQSMGTLAEYRDPETGGHIRRTQHYVRILAEHLKTHPKFRERLTDTAIELLVKSAPLHDIGKVGVRDNILLKPGELTEAEFEEMKQHTVYGRDAILASEKKLGQDSFLSVAREIAYSHQEKWDGTGYPQGLKGEEIPLFGRLMAVADVYDALISKRVYKPPYPHETAVAMIREGRGTHFDPDVVDAFLDLSDEFRKIALENADFEEERVLLSQ, from the coding sequence ATGTGTGACATATCGACTTGTACCGTCATGATCGTGGACGACACCGAAACCAACATCGATATCCTGGTCGAAGCGCTGGGCAAGGATTTCGACCTCCGCGTGGCCATGGACGGTGAAACGGCCCTGGAAGCCATAGCGGACGAGCCCCCGGATTTGATTCTCCTGGATATCATGATGCCCGGCATGGATGGATACGAGGTGTGTCGCCGACTGAAGGCCGTTCCCGAAACCCGGGATATTCCCATTGTGTTTTTGACCGCCATGAGCGACGAGGAGGATGAGGCGAGAGGGCTTGGTCTGGGGGCTGTGGACTATATCACGAAACCCTTCAGTCCCGCCCTGGTCAAAGCCAGGGTTCGAAACCAGCTGGAACTTAAACGCTACCGGGACCATCTGGAAGACCTGGTTCGCGAGCGTACCCGCCAGCTGGTTCTGACCCAGGACGTCACCATACAGAGCATGGGAACTCTGGCCGAATACCGCGATCCGGAAACAGGCGGGCACATCAGGCGCACCCAGCATTACGTCAGAATCCTGGCCGAGCATCTGAAAACTCATCCCAAGTTTCGAGAACGTCTCACCGACACCGCCATCGAGCTTCTGGTCAAATCCGCACCCCTCCATGACATCGGCAAGGTCGGCGTGCGTGACAACATCCTGCTCAAACCGGGGGAGCTGACTGAAGCGGAATTCGAAGAAATGAAACAGCACACCGTCTACGGGAGGGATGCCATTTTAGCCTCCGAAAAAAAATTGGGTCAGGATTCCTTTCTCTCGGTTGCCCGCGAAATCGCATACAGCCATCAGGAAAAATGGGACGGCACCGGATATCCTCAAGGACTCAAGGGAGAAGAGATCCCCCTCTTCGGTCGGCTGATGGCCGTGGCCGACGTCTATGACGCCTTGATCAGCAAAAGGGTTTACAAGCCGCCCTATCCCCATGAAACCGCAGTGGCGATGATTCGGGAGGGACGGGGAACCCACTTCGATCCGGATGTCGTGGACGCGTTTCTCGATCTGTCGGACGAGTTCAGAAAAATCGCTCTGGAGAATGCCGATTTTGAAGAGGAGCGAGTGCTGCTGTCCCAATAA